From a single Paenibacillus phoenicis genomic region:
- a CDS encoding response regulator, whose product MPLSFCIVDDDASARKMLQHIIEDSGLGEVTGTAGGGAEGVRQILSEPPDIVLMDLLMPDQDGIEVIDSLRAQGCSSRFVMISQIENQDMVGRAYRSGIEFFIRKPINRIEVETVLRKINERYALGHYLDEIKSSLKKLEDLRSAPLAAQNKRTVREAIQPILMNMGLIGESGSRDMIAIMELLLERGGEAGGNLPPLKELYRQTAATYKTKPEDIAKEVKAIEQRLRRALMAGLTNLASLGLTDYGNPRFEYYAPLYFDFEDVRLKMKEIEEGREPGNSKGKVNIKKFLQVLFIEVQEQLGG is encoded by the coding sequence ATGCCGCTCTCTTTTTGTATCGTTGACGATGATGCCAGTGCGCGAAAAATGCTGCAGCACATTATCGAGGACAGCGGTCTGGGCGAGGTGACGGGGACGGCCGGCGGCGGAGCGGAGGGGGTGCGGCAAATTTTAAGCGAGCCGCCGGATATCGTGCTGATGGATTTGCTGATGCCCGATCAGGACGGAATCGAGGTGATCGATTCCTTGCGCGCCCAAGGCTGCAGCTCCAGGTTCGTGATGATCTCCCAGATCGAAAATCAAGATATGGTTGGACGGGCGTACCGAAGCGGGATTGAGTTCTTCATCCGCAAGCCGATCAACCGGATCGAAGTGGAGACGGTGCTGCGGAAGATCAACGAACGCTATGCGTTAGGACATTATTTAGATGAAATCAAATCGAGTCTGAAGAAGCTGGAGGACTTGCGCAGCGCACCGCTCGCTGCTCAGAACAAGCGCACGGTTCGCGAGGCGATCCAACCGATTCTGATGAATATGGGCTTGATTGGCGAAAGCGGCAGCCGCGATATGATCGCCATCATGGAGTTGCTGCTGGAGCGGGGAGGCGAAGCTGGCGGCAATCTGCCGCCGCTGAAGGAGTTGTATCGTCAAACCGCGGCCACGTACAAGACGAAGCCTGAGGACATCGCCAAGGAGGTCAAGGCGATCGAGCAACGGCTGCGCCGCGCGTTGATGGCGGGGCTGACGAACCTGGCTTCGCTGGGCTTGACGGATTACGGCAATCCCCGGTTTGAGTATTATGCCCCGCTCTATTTTGACTTCGAGGATGTGCGGTTGAAGATGAAGGAGATCGAGGAAGGGCGCGAGCCGGGCAACAGCAAAGGGAAAGTGAACATTAAGAAGTTCCTGCAGGTGCTGTTTATCGAAGTGCAGGAGCAGTTGGGCGGATGA
- a CDS encoding ATP-binding protein gives MRSVVIKSFQRSAYVQIVVVAIGTALAGELKINPFVGDIFRIGLGSSAFLLFLLLLRQLPYLVTGVITGVVVLLFRTGLDQVLSNGLTVAESVTRHCSAAVYYIVFALGMTLIKRRLDRFYPLVLGAVTAVIDLMSNESELLTRLLVTGTATFKLNEWTFLMMIAMLRTYFVTGIYSSISVSRMRIVQKEQNRRIEQMLSFSSGLYGEVFYLKKSIGTLEELTLRSYELYRRLTEEGLEEHKRHILGMTEQIHEVKKDSQRILAGLIKLTDREVPGDMPLSSLVQYTIDSTRQYADMLGKQVVFTQKITLDYDTANYIPLLTLLGNLTANAVEAIQGQGQIHLEVREQAGWTLLTVSDSGSGFPQDERELVFEPGFTTKFDEEGVAATGIGLSHVRDIVARFGGDISLGTAPGLGGAMVQIRIPTPSLQKSVAPA, from the coding sequence ATGCGGAGCGTTGTCATAAAGTCCTTTCAAAGATCCGCTTACGTTCAGATTGTGGTCGTTGCGATCGGGACGGCCTTGGCGGGGGAACTGAAGATTAATCCGTTTGTTGGCGATATTTTTCGGATTGGTCTGGGGAGCAGCGCGTTTTTGTTGTTTTTGCTGCTGCTGCGGCAGTTGCCGTATCTCGTCACGGGCGTCATAACCGGCGTAGTGGTGCTGCTGTTTCGTACGGGATTGGATCAGGTGCTGAGCAACGGCTTGACCGTGGCTGAAAGCGTGACAAGGCATTGCTCGGCGGCGGTGTATTATATCGTATTCGCCCTAGGGATGACCCTGATCAAGCGGCGTTTGGACCGCTTCTATCCCTTGGTGCTAGGGGCCGTAACCGCGGTCATCGACCTGATGTCCAATGAGTCGGAGCTGCTGACTCGGTTGCTTGTGACCGGCACAGCTACGTTTAAACTGAACGAGTGGACGTTTCTCATGATGATTGCCATGCTGCGTACGTATTTTGTTACCGGGATTTACAGCAGCATTTCCGTCAGCCGGATGCGAATCGTGCAGAAGGAGCAGAATCGGCGGATTGAGCAGATGCTTAGCTTTAGCTCCGGTTTATATGGAGAGGTCTTTTACCTGAAGAAATCCATTGGCACCCTGGAGGAGCTGACCTTGCGCAGCTATGAGTTGTACCGGCGGTTAACGGAAGAAGGCCTGGAGGAGCACAAGCGTCACATCTTGGGGATGACGGAGCAGATCCATGAGGTGAAGAAGGATTCGCAGCGGATTTTGGCCGGGCTGATCAAGTTGACGGACCGCGAAGTCCCGGGGGATATGCCGTTGTCGAGCTTGGTCCAATATACCATCGACAGTACGCGGCAGTATGCCGATATGTTGGGAAAGCAGGTCGTTTTTACGCAGAAAATCACCCTGGATTACGACACCGCCAACTACATTCCCTTGCTTACGCTGCTGGGGAACTTGACGGCCAATGCGGTGGAGGCGATCCAGGGCCAGGGGCAGATTCATTTGGAGGTTCGCGAGCAGGCGGGATGGACCTTGCTCACGGTGAGCGACAGCGGGAGTGGCTTCCCGCAGGACGAGCGGGAGCTGGTCTTTGAACCGGGTTTTACGACCAAATTTGATGAGGAAGGCGTCGCGGCGACGGGGATTGGGTTATCCCATGTGCGCGACATCGTGGCCCGGTTTGGCGGGGATATCTCCCTGGGGACGGCACCCGGGCTGGGCGGAGCGATGGTTCAAATCCGGATTCCAACCCCAAGCTTGCAGAAGTCGGTGGCGCCGGCTTAA
- a CDS encoding amino acid ABC transporter permease, whose amino-acid sequence MDFAGAYSAENLRFLADGLYVTLIVAGLSIVLSFLIGCIVGVIRYTKLPVLSPIMLVGVELIRNLPLLLIIFFMRFALPEVGIKLGLVAATVTGLTIFEAAMISEIVRSGLASIDKGQIEAARSSGLSAVQTLWHIVLPQGLRRMVPPLVSQFISLLKDTSLAVVISLPELMHHAGIVIGHGYTYTIPILLLVALIYFTVNFVLSVISRQLEARRA is encoded by the coding sequence ATGGATTTTGCGGGGGCGTACAGTGCGGAGAATTTGCGCTTCTTGGCGGATGGGCTATACGTGACGTTGATCGTCGCCGGGCTGTCCATCGTGCTAAGCTTCCTGATTGGCTGTATCGTGGGCGTGATTCGGTATACGAAGCTGCCCGTGCTGTCGCCGATCATGCTGGTGGGTGTCGAGCTCATCCGCAATTTGCCTCTGCTGCTGATCATCTTCTTCATGCGATTTGCCTTGCCGGAGGTCGGCATCAAGCTCGGGCTTGTGGCCGCGACGGTGACCGGGCTGACGATCTTTGAGGCCGCGATGATCTCGGAAATCGTGCGCAGCGGTCTCGCCTCCATTGACAAAGGGCAAATCGAAGCGGCCCGTTCGTCAGGACTCAGCGCCGTGCAGACACTATGGCACATCGTGCTGCCCCAAGGCTTGCGGCGGATGGTGCCGCCATTAGTGAGCCAGTTCATCTCGCTGCTCAAGGACACGTCGCTGGCCGTGGTCATCTCCTTGCCGGAGCTGATGCACCACGCCGGGATTGTCATCGGTCACGGCTACACGTATACGATACCGATTCTGCTGCTGGTGGCGTTGATCTATTTTACCGTCAACTTTGTGCTTTCGGTGATCTCAAGGCAATTGGAGGCACGGCGAGCCTAG
- a CDS encoding amino acid ABC transporter permease, translating to MDFTILTDYFDVYLEGFRGTVLSSLLALVGSFVLGALIAVFRIAPVRPLRWFGTGYVEFIRNIPLLLVVYIFYYGPAALGLPLDGFTAGTIGLAVYTSSFIAEAIRAGILAIPQGQTEAARSSGLSYVQTMLHIILPQAIKLVIPPLGNQFINLIKNSSVLTIVAGLDLMYFADIVNADTYRTFDTYIFVALFYLVLTLPLSYGVRVWERRLEKKY from the coding sequence ATGGATTTTACGATTCTAACTGACTATTTTGACGTGTACCTGGAAGGGTTCCGGGGAACGGTGCTATCCAGCTTGCTGGCGCTGGTGGGAAGCTTCGTGCTGGGCGCCTTAATCGCTGTGTTCCGCATCGCCCCCGTCCGGCCCCTGCGCTGGTTCGGAACAGGTTACGTGGAATTTATCCGCAATATTCCGCTGCTGCTTGTCGTATACATTTTCTATTATGGGCCAGCAGCTTTAGGTTTACCGCTTGACGGTTTCACGGCGGGAACGATCGGGCTTGCGGTATACACATCTTCGTTCATTGCAGAAGCGATCCGCGCCGGGATTCTGGCCATCCCCCAAGGGCAAACGGAGGCGGCCCGCTCGTCCGGGTTGAGCTACGTGCAGACGATGCTGCATATTATCCTGCCGCAAGCGATCAAGCTGGTTATTCCGCCGCTCGGGAACCAGTTTATCAATTTAATCAAAAACTCCTCGGTGTTGACAATCGTGGCGGGGCTCGACCTGATGTATTTTGCCGACATCGTGAATGCCGATACGTACCGGACGTTTGATACTTATATTTTTGTGGCGTTGTTCTATTTGGTGCTGACCTTGCCTTTAAGTTATGGAGTGAGGGTGTGGGAGCGAAGACTTGAGAAAAAATACTGA
- a CDS encoding glutamate ABC transporter substrate-binding protein — protein MKKRWRLISIAVVCALTVLAGCASNGAGGNTAGNGGNAAPATGESGTGALAKIKDRGKLVVGVKYDTKLFGLKDPSTGNVEGFDIDISKAIAKHILGDENALELKEVTSKTRIPMLNNGEIDMIVATMTITEERKKEVDFSDVYFQAGQSLLVKKGSPITGIESLTADSTVLGSKGSTSVKNIREKVEGIKVLEFDNYQDAFNALKAGQGDALTTDDAILYGMAAQDPNYEVVGKPFTDEPYGIAVQKGNSDIVQAINDTLKELHDSGEYDKIYEKWIGKKPGE, from the coding sequence ATGAAGAAGCGTTGGAGGCTAATCAGTATTGCGGTGGTATGTGCGTTGACGGTGCTGGCCGGATGTGCAAGTAATGGGGCAGGCGGCAACACAGCCGGGAACGGCGGGAATGCCGCTCCGGCAACCGGGGAGAGCGGAACCGGAGCTTTGGCGAAAATCAAGGATCGCGGCAAACTGGTGGTTGGTGTGAAGTACGACACGAAGCTGTTTGGTCTCAAAGACCCGTCCACCGGCAACGTCGAGGGCTTCGACATCGATATCTCCAAGGCGATCGCTAAGCACATTCTCGGCGATGAAAACGCGCTGGAGCTGAAGGAAGTCACTTCGAAGACGCGGATTCCGATGCTGAATAACGGTGAGATCGACATGATCGTAGCTACGATGACGATTACCGAGGAGCGGAAGAAGGAAGTCGATTTCTCCGACGTCTACTTCCAGGCAGGGCAGTCGCTGCTGGTGAAAAAGGGCAGCCCGATCACAGGCATCGAAAGCCTGACGGCCGATTCGACGGTGCTGGGCAGCAAAGGCTCAACCTCGGTGAAAAATATCCGCGAGAAAGTGGAAGGTATCAAGGTGCTGGAGTTCGATAACTATCAGGATGCGTTTAACGCCCTGAAGGCGGGGCAAGGCGATGCGCTGACAACGGATGATGCGATTCTTTACGGTATGGCTGCCCAAGATCCGAATTATGAGGTGGTCGGCAAGCCGTTTACCGATGAACCTTACGGCATTGCGGTGCAGAAAGGCAACTCGGACATTGTGCAGGCAATAAACGATACATTGAAGGAGCTTCACGACAGCGGAGAGTACGACAAGATTTACGAAAAATGGATCGGCAAGAAGCCGGGCGAATAA
- a CDS encoding amino acid ABC transporter ATP-binding protein: protein MIRFRQVDKHFGHFHVLKGINLQVEEGEVVVVVGPSGSGKSTMLRCINRLETITNGELTVGGLPVHDRKTDINKLRRDIGMVFQHFNLYPHKKVIDNITLAPIKVLGISKAEAEQTAMFYLEKVGIADKASAYPSQLSGGQRQRVAIARGLAMKPKIMLFDEPTSALDPEMVGEVLDVMRTLAREGMTMVVVTHEMGFAREVADRIVFMDQGQIVEEAGPEEFFANPREERTRAFLSRLLSH, encoded by the coding sequence TTGATTCGCTTTCGACAGGTAGATAAGCATTTTGGTCATTTTCATGTACTGAAGGGGATTAATTTACAAGTTGAGGAAGGGGAAGTCGTGGTCGTTGTTGGCCCGTCGGGTTCAGGGAAAAGCACGATGCTGCGCTGCATTAACCGGCTGGAGACGATTACGAACGGCGAGCTGACGGTAGGCGGCCTCCCGGTCCATGACCGCAAGACAGATATCAATAAGCTGCGCCGGGATATCGGAATGGTCTTTCAGCACTTTAATTTGTACCCGCACAAAAAGGTGATCGACAATATCACGCTGGCGCCAATTAAGGTGCTGGGCATCTCCAAAGCGGAAGCTGAGCAGACGGCGATGTTTTATCTGGAGAAGGTGGGCATCGCCGATAAGGCGTCCGCGTATCCGTCCCAACTGTCGGGCGGGCAGCGGCAACGGGTGGCGATCGCCCGGGGGCTGGCGATGAAGCCGAAGATTATGCTATTCGACGAACCCACCTCGGCGCTGGATCCGGAAATGGTAGGCGAGGTGCTGGATGTCATGCGGACGCTCGCCCGCGAAGGCATGACGATGGTGGTGGTCACGCATGAGATGGGGTTTGCCCGGGAGGTGGCGGACCGGATTGTTTTTATGGATCAAGGGCAAATCGTGGAGGAAGCAGGGCCGGAGGAGTTCTTCGCGAACCCGCGGGAAGAGCGGACGCGTGCGTTCCTGAGCCGTCTGTTGAGCCACTAA